A section of the Umboniibacter marinipuniceus genome encodes:
- the odhB gene encoding 2-oxoglutarate dehydrogenase complex dihydrolipoyllysine-residue succinyltransferase: MAIEIKAPTFPESVQDGTIAAWLKQPGEAVERDELIVEIETDKVVLEVVAPADGVLESQLFGEGDTIQSNEVIAVIAEGAAAAAPAAAAPVSEAADEATVTVGDKVLSPAARKLAAEKGIDPAAITGTGKGGLVTKEDVVNFKVAPAAAPAKAAAPAAEIQLPAGERTEKRVPMTRMRKRIAERLLDASQSTAMLTTFNEVNMQPVMELRSKYKDQFEKVNGGTRLGFMSFFVKAATEALKKYPAVNASIDGNDIVYHGFQDVGVAVSTEKGLVVPCLRNAENMSMAQIENTIRDLGIRGRDGKLTIEEMSGGTFTITNGGVFGSLISTPILNPPQAAILGMHKIQDRPMAENGQVVIRPMMYLALSYDHRLIDGKEAVGFLVTIKELLEDPARILLGV, from the coding sequence ATGGCTATTGAAATCAAAGCACCAACTTTTCCCGAGTCAGTTCAGGATGGCACCATTGCCGCATGGTTGAAGCAACCAGGTGAAGCAGTTGAGCGTGATGAACTGATTGTTGAAATCGAAACTGACAAAGTGGTACTCGAAGTTGTCGCGCCAGCTGACGGTGTTCTTGAGTCCCAGTTATTCGGTGAAGGTGACACCATTCAGAGCAACGAAGTGATTGCAGTAATTGCTGAGGGCGCAGCCGCTGCTGCACCAGCTGCTGCAGCACCTGTTAGCGAAGCTGCCGATGAAGCAACTGTCACAGTAGGCGATAAAGTTCTTTCTCCTGCAGCGCGTAAACTTGCTGCAGAGAAGGGTATCGACCCAGCGGCAATTACTGGTACTGGCAAGGGCGGTCTCGTCACCAAAGAAGACGTAGTGAACTTTAAGGTGGCTCCAGCCGCAGCACCAGCTAAGGCGGCTGCACCAGCGGCTGAGATTCAGCTTCCAGCGGGCGAGCGCACTGAAAAACGTGTACCTATGACTCGCATGCGTAAGCGTATTGCTGAACGTCTGTTGGATGCTAGCCAGAGTACGGCAATGTTAACAACCTTCAACGAAGTGAACATGCAGCCAGTGATGGAACTGCGTAGCAAGTACAAAGATCAGTTCGAAAAAGTGAATGGCGGTACCCGCCTTGGCTTCATGAGCTTCTTTGTGAAGGCTGCCACTGAAGCGCTGAAGAAATACCCAGCAGTGAACGCGTCAATTGATGGCAACGATATTGTTTATCATGGTTTCCAAGATGTAGGTGTTGCGGTTTCAACGGAGAAGGGACTTGTTGTTCCATGCCTTCGTAACGCTGAGAACATGAGCATGGCTCAAATCGAAAACACCATTCGCGATCTAGGTATTCGTGGTCGTGACGGTAAGTTGACGATTGAAGAAATGTCAGGCGGAACCTTTACTATCACTAACGGTGGTGTGTTTGGCTCGCTGATCTCCACACCGATTCTGAATCCACCTCAGGCCGCTATCTTGGGTATGCACAAAATTCAAGATCGTCCAATGGCTGAGAACGGTCAGGTCGTAATTCGTCCGATGATGTATCTTGCGCTTTCTTACGATCACCGTTTGATCGATGGTAAAGAAGCGGTCGGTTTCCTTGTCACAATTAAAGAATTGCTAGAAGATCCAGCACGCATCCTACTGGGTGTGTAA
- a CDS encoding 2-oxoglutarate dehydrogenase E1 component encodes MQDNSMEALLRTSHLSGGNASYVEELYESYLLDPNAVPEDWRGYFEKLPRVEGSHAQDVPHSEIIHQFELMAKNQSRPLVVRGEGSADIDHERKQVAVMELIAGYRSRGHQKAKLDPLNLTQQDHVPWLELAYHKLSNADLDTMFQTGSTFFDLKEASLKDIIAALEATYCGPVGVETMHLTDLDEKRWLQQRTESVRAKPAYSAEVKKHLLERMSAAEGLEKHLDSKYPGTKRFGLEGGESLIPMLDEMIQRSGSHGAKEIVIGMAHRGRLNTLVNILGKNPADLFDEFEGKTLVDTSGDVKYHQGFSSNVMTSGGEVHLAMAFNPSHLEIVSPVVEGSVRARQDRRNDDVRNTVVPIVIHGDAAFAGQGVVQETFQMSQTRAYTTGGTIHIVLNNQVGFTTNNREDARSTMYCTDVAKMIEAPILHVNGDDPEAVLFVTQLAVDYRNEFKKDVVIDLVCYRRRGHNETDEPSATQPLMYKAIKAHKSAFTSYSAKLEREGIIAAGFGRELMNEYRAKLDSGKDVANALVSEPDSSLFVDWTPYLGHDWDAAGDTSYPIAKLKELGQKLCEVPDGVVMQRQVTKIYEDRRKMAAGALPINWGMAELLAYGTVLDHGASVRLTGQDVGRGTFSHRHAVVHSQKDGSSYIPMKHLAEDQPRFTINDSLLSEEAVLAFEYGYSTTRPNALVIWEAQFGDFANGAQVVIDQFITSGEHKWGRLCGLTMLLPHGYEGQGPEHSSARLERFLQLCAEHNIQVCIPTTPAQVFHMLRRQVVRPMRRPLVVMSPKWILRHPLATSSLEDLAEGGFQNVLQDPAADPAKVKRVVMCSGKVYYHLVEAREETGQDDVAFIRLEQLYPFPREELAAALAPYKNLKDVVWCQEEPMNQGAWYSSQHHLHRAVNEHDATLALSYVGREASAAPAAGSMSLHLEQQKRFLADALSV; translated from the coding sequence ATGCAAGATAACTCTATGGAAGCGCTTCTGCGTACCTCGCACCTGTCAGGTGGAAATGCGAGCTATGTTGAAGAACTTTACGAAAGCTATTTGCTTGACCCGAACGCGGTCCCAGAGGACTGGCGCGGTTACTTTGAAAAACTCCCTCGCGTGGAGGGCTCTCACGCCCAAGACGTTCCGCACTCCGAAATTATTCACCAGTTTGAGTTAATGGCCAAAAATCAGAGCCGTCCGCTTGTTGTTCGCGGCGAAGGCAGTGCTGATATTGATCATGAGCGCAAGCAGGTTGCAGTGATGGAGCTTATCGCTGGCTATCGCTCGCGAGGTCACCAAAAGGCCAAGCTCGATCCGCTAAATCTCACGCAGCAGGATCACGTTCCTTGGTTGGAGTTGGCTTATCACAAGCTTTCGAATGCTGATTTGGACACCATGTTCCAAACAGGTTCAACCTTTTTCGACCTGAAAGAGGCTAGCCTTAAGGACATTATTGCCGCCCTTGAGGCTACCTATTGTGGTCCTGTAGGCGTTGAAACAATGCACCTTACGGATCTTGATGAGAAGCGTTGGTTGCAGCAGCGCACCGAAAGTGTCCGAGCCAAGCCTGCGTACAGTGCAGAGGTTAAGAAGCACCTTCTCGAGCGCATGAGCGCTGCCGAAGGGCTTGAAAAGCACCTTGATTCAAAGTACCCAGGAACGAAGCGCTTCGGTCTTGAAGGCGGCGAGAGTCTGATTCCTATGCTGGACGAAATGATTCAGCGCTCAGGTTCACACGGTGCTAAAGAGATCGTTATTGGTATGGCGCACCGCGGACGTTTAAATACCCTCGTTAACATCTTGGGTAAGAATCCAGCGGATCTCTTTGATGAATTCGAAGGTAAGACCTTGGTGGATACCTCTGGTGACGTTAAATATCATCAGGGCTTCTCTTCAAACGTAATGACCTCGGGTGGCGAAGTCCACTTGGCGATGGCCTTTAACCCATCTCATTTAGAGATTGTATCGCCTGTTGTTGAAGGATCGGTTCGCGCTCGTCAAGATCGTCGTAATGACGACGTTCGCAATACCGTCGTTCCTATCGTTATCCATGGCGATGCCGCGTTTGCTGGGCAAGGCGTGGTTCAAGAGACGTTCCAGATGTCTCAGACTCGCGCATATACTACCGGCGGAACGATTCATATCGTTCTCAATAACCAAGTTGGTTTCACTACCAATAATCGCGAAGACGCTCGCTCTACCATGTACTGTACTGACGTGGCTAAGATGATTGAGGCACCCATCCTTCATGTGAATGGTGATGATCCCGAGGCGGTGCTCTTTGTTACGCAGTTGGCGGTTGATTATCGTAACGAGTTTAAGAAAGATGTGGTCATTGATTTGGTTTGTTACCGCCGTCGTGGGCATAACGAAACTGATGAACCGTCGGCAACTCAGCCGCTCATGTACAAAGCCATCAAAGCGCATAAGAGTGCGTTTACCAGCTATTCTGCCAAACTAGAGCGCGAAGGTATCATCGCTGCTGGTTTCGGCCGTGAGTTAATGAATGAGTACCGAGCGAAACTAGACTCCGGTAAGGACGTGGCGAATGCCTTAGTTTCCGAGCCTGATTCATCGCTATTCGTTGACTGGACTCCTTACTTAGGGCACGACTGGGATGCGGCTGGCGACACTAGCTATCCAATTGCCAAACTCAAAGAGTTAGGCCAGAAGTTATGTGAAGTCCCCGATGGTGTTGTGATGCAACGCCAGGTCACGAAGATATATGAAGATCGTCGCAAGATGGCCGCTGGTGCACTACCCATCAACTGGGGCATGGCCGAGCTATTAGCCTACGGTACGGTCTTGGATCATGGTGCCAGTGTTCGCCTAACCGGGCAGGATGTGGGTCGTGGTACTTTCTCTCATCGTCACGCGGTGGTTCATTCGCAGAAGGACGGTTCATCTTATATTCCGATGAAACACCTCGCGGAAGATCAGCCACGATTCACTATTAATGATTCGTTGTTGTCGGAAGAAGCAGTACTAGCCTTTGAATATGGTTACTCAACAACTCGTCCCAATGCATTAGTTATTTGGGAAGCGCAGTTTGGTGATTTCGCAAACGGTGCACAGGTGGTTATCGACCAGTTCATCACCAGTGGTGAGCACAAGTGGGGCCGCCTCTGTGGCCTAACTATGCTACTTCCGCATGGTTATGAAGGGCAGGGTCCAGAGCACTCTTCGGCACGATTAGAGAGATTCTTACAGTTATGTGCCGAGCATAATATTCAGGTTTGTATCCCAACCACGCCGGCACAGGTCTTCCATATGCTCCGTCGCCAGGTTGTCAGACCAATGCGTCGCCCGCTTGTGGTAATGAGTCCGAAGTGGATCCTTCGTCATCCCTTAGCTACGTCGTCACTTGAAGATCTCGCGGAAGGTGGCTTCCAGAACGTCTTGCAAGATCCGGCCGCGGATCCGGCGAAAGTGAAGCGTGTCGTGATGTGTTCGGGCAAGGTTTACTACCACCTCGTGGAAGCTCGAGAAGAAACGGGCCAGGACGATGTGGCCTTTATCCGATTGGAGCAGCTGTATCCGTTCCCGCGGGAAGAACTTGCCGCGGCACTAGCGCCTTATAAGAACCTAAAGGACGTTGTTTGGTGTCAAGAAGAGCCAATGAATCAGGGCGCTTGGTACTCTAGCCAGCATCACTTGCACCGTGCTGTTAACGAGCACGATGCAACGCTAGCGCTGAGCTATGTTGGCCGTGAGGCTTCGGCAGCTCCAGCAGCTGGCTCGATGAGTTTGCACCTTGAACAACAGAAGCGTTTCCTAGCGGACGCACTAAGCGTATAA